A stretch of the Musa acuminata AAA Group cultivar baxijiao chromosome BXJ2-7, Cavendish_Baxijiao_AAA, whole genome shotgun sequence genome encodes the following:
- the LOC135617719 gene encoding large ribosomal subunit protein bL17c-like, protein MAMASSSLSTWSMASLRSALPPSPSPSPRLPSFRFPTPLHFHCSARLSSGCGQAKPLRSFSGLAPMTPLLSVGIGVANFDHVFSNISNGSKFYAMRHGKRVPKLNRPPDQRRALLRGLTTQLLKHGRIKTTRARASAMRKYVDKMVTLAKDGSLHKRRQALGFIYEKQIVHALFAEVQDRYGDRNGGYTRIIRTLPRRGDNAPMAYIELV, encoded by the exons ATGGCGATGGCTTCCTCTTCTCTCTCGACATGGAGCATGGCCTCGCTTCGCTCTgccctccctccctctccctctccctctccgcgCCTCCCCTCGTTTCGCTTTCCGACCCCTTTGCACTTCCATTGCTCAGCTCGGCTGAGTTCCGGTTGCGGACAGGCAAAGCCGCTGCGGTCCTTCTCCGGCCTCGCTCCCATGACTCCTCTCCTCTCTGTTGGCATTG GGGTTGCCAACTTTGACCATGTGTTCAGCAACATAAGCAATGGAAGCAAATTCTATGCTATGAGACATGGTAAACGTGTCCCAAAACTCAATAGGCCCCCGGATCAGCGTCGAGCTCTCCTACGTGGTCTTACGACGCAGCTGCTGAAGCATGGTAGGATCAAAACTACCAGAGCCAGGGCAAGTGCGATGAGGAAGTATGTAGATAAGATGGTAACATTGGCAAAGGATGGTTCTCTCCATAAAAGGAGACAGGCACTGGGCTTTATTTATGAGAAACAAATTGTTCATGCATTGTTTGCTGAGGTACAAGATAGATATGGAGATAGGAATGGAGGGTATACAAGAATCATCAGAACTCTACCAAGGCGAGGAGATAATGCACCAATGGCTTATATTGAGCTTGTCTAG
- the LOC135616231 gene encoding protein LURP-one-related 8-like, translating to MSRVHPTLRKTDDEEELATTTARPSIWTVWNKSSMGFHGTDGFSIYDSKGRLAFRVDNYSRKHKCFAGQLLLMDANGKALMALRPRILSMHDRWSGFKGEDGLDPKCRTHVFSMKRRSILQGHDKAEVYMDSPDDRSSLPHFKTEGCFRRRDCKILDSNGEEVAQISHKKVNRSVTLGDDVFSLIIQPYTDTELIMAFLVIMDRIC from the exons ATGTCCAGAGTTCATCCTACACTGAGAAAGACCGACGACGAAGAAGAGCTCGCGACGACGACAGCCCGTCCATCGATTTGGACGGTATGGAACAAGTCGAGCATGGGTTTCCACGGAACGGATGGGTTCTCGATTTATGACAGCAAGGGAAGACTGGCCTTTCGGGTCGACAATTACTCGAGGAAGCACAAGTGTTTTGCAGGGCAGCTGCTGCTTATGGATGCCAATGGGAAGGCACTCATGGCTTTGAGGCCTCGG ATACTGAGCATGCACGACAGGTGGAGCGGATTCAAAGGCGAAGACGGCTTAGATCCGAAGTGCAGAACTCACGTCTTCTCCATGAAAAGGCGATCGATCCTTCAAGGCCACGACAAGGCGGAGGTGTACATGGACAGTCCAGACGACCGATCATCGCTGCCACATTTCAAGACCGAGGGTTGTTTCAGAAGAAGAGACTGCAAGATTTTGGACAGCAATGGCGAGGAGGTGGCGCAAATAAGCCACAAGAAAGTGAACAGGTCCGTCACTTTGGGCGATGATGTGTTCAGCCTCATCATTCAACCGTACACCGATACTGAGCTGATAATGGCTTTTCTGGTCATCATGGACCGCATCTGCTAG